The following are encoded together in the Salmonella enterica subsp. enterica serovar Choleraesuis genome:
- the tilS gene encoding tRNA(Ile)-lysidine synthase — translation MTITLEALREAVRPWNKVLVAFSGGLDSTVLLHQLVTLREQERPELQLRAAHVHHGISSLADGWVTHCEQLCNSWRVPLTVCRVRLAGQGLGIEAEARAARYDALANVLDDDEALVTAQHLDDQCETLLLALKRGSGPAGLAAMPATMPFCNSHIVRPLLGFSREELAEWADAHALRWIDDDSNSDDSYDRNFLRLRVLPVLSERWPHFARMAARSASLCGEQEQLLDELLAEELISLVREDGALMLEPMYEMSVPRRNALLRRWLALHHAPMPSRSAILRIWDEVVLSRDDASPRLQFGDYDVRRYQNALWWVERRSGLRDVCLEWPSDVHELRLPERLGCLSWADAGIKVRAPQAGELVSIRFGAPGLVYIAGRPRGRTLKKLWQELNVAPWRRDTTPLLFYGDTLIAALGVFITRDGLAEDKPGIHINWQKGKEGC, via the coding sequence ATGACGATAACACTTGAGGCGCTGCGCGAAGCCGTGCGGCCCTGGAATAAGGTTTTGGTCGCTTTCAGTGGCGGCCTTGATTCAACGGTATTACTGCATCAGTTAGTTACACTACGAGAGCAAGAACGGCCCGAATTACAGTTGCGGGCTGCGCACGTTCATCATGGAATCAGCAGCCTTGCTGATGGATGGGTTACCCACTGTGAGCAGCTATGCAACAGCTGGCGGGTGCCACTTACCGTGTGTCGGGTTCGCCTGGCAGGGCAGGGATTGGGGATTGAGGCCGAAGCCCGGGCTGCCCGCTATGATGCACTGGCTAACGTACTAGATGATGATGAGGCATTGGTTACGGCTCAGCACCTGGACGATCAGTGTGAAACGTTGCTGCTGGCGCTTAAACGGGGTAGCGGCCCGGCGGGGCTGGCAGCGATGCCTGCCACGATGCCATTTTGTAACAGCCATATTGTGCGTCCGCTGCTGGGTTTTAGCCGCGAGGAGCTTGCTGAATGGGCGGATGCCCACGCTCTGCGCTGGATTGACGATGACAGCAATAGTGATGACAGTTATGACCGTAACTTTCTAAGGCTGCGAGTCTTACCTGTACTCAGCGAACGCTGGCCACACTTTGCACGTATGGCGGCTCGTAGCGCGAGTTTATGCGGAGAGCAAGAGCAACTTTTAGATGAACTGCTGGCTGAGGAGCTAATTTCGCTGGTACGTGAGGATGGCGCGCTAATGCTTGAGCCAATGTATGAAATGAGCGTGCCGCGCCGTAATGCCCTGTTGCGCCGTTGGCTGGCGCTGCATCATGCTCCAATGCCTTCCCGCTCCGCAATACTGCGTATTTGGGATGAAGTAGTGTTGAGCCGGGACGATGCCAGCCCGCGGCTGCAGTTTGGCGATTACGATGTTCGGCGCTATCAAAACGCATTATGGTGGGTGGAGCGGCGCAGCGGCCTGCGAGATGTTTGTCTTGAGTGGCCCTCTGATGTTCATGAACTGCGGCTGCCAGAACGGTTAGGGTGCCTGAGCTGGGCTGATGCTGGCATTAAGGTGCGCGCTCCGCAGGCCGGTGAATTGGTTAGCATCCGCTTTGGAGCTCCGGGTTTAGTCTATATTGCCGGGCGCCCTCGTGGACGGACGCTGAAAAAATTATGGCAAGAGCTTAATGTCGCCCCGTGGCGCAGAGATACTACTCCGCTGCTGTTCTACGGCGATACGCTCATTGCCGCCTTGGGCGTGTTTATTACTCGCGATGGGCTGGCTGAAGATAAACCCGGTATACATATTAACTGGCAGAAAGGGAAAGAGGGATGTTGA
- a CDS encoding VOC family protein encodes MPGLMGIHHIAIIASDYARSKAFYCDVLGFTLLSEVYRGARESWKGDLALNGQYVIELFSFPEPPPRPTQPESCGLRHLAFVVEDIDASVLELTGMGVVCEPVRTDELTGKRFTFFNDPDGLPLEIYQR; translated from the coding sequence ATGCCGGGATTAATGGGGATTCACCATATTGCTATCATTGCCAGCGACTATGCACGCAGCAAGGCATTTTACTGTGATGTGTTGGGCTTTACGTTGCTCAGTGAGGTCTACCGTGGGGCGAGAGAGTCCTGGAAAGGCGACCTGGCGCTTAACGGGCAATATGTCATTGAGCTGTTTTCTTTTCCTGAGCCGCCCCCCAGGCCTACGCAACCCGAATCCTGCGGCCTTCGCCATCTGGCATTTGTCGTCGAGGATATCGATGCCTCAGTCCTTGAGCTTACGGGCATGGGGGTAGTTTGTGAGCCGGTACGTACCGATGAGCTGACCGGTAAGCGTTTCACTTTTTTCAACGATCCTGATGGATTGCCGCTGGAGATATACCAGCGTTGA
- a CDS encoding multidrug transporter — protein sequence MKPYIYLAMAIVVETAATSILNLSNGFKNLVPTFISLACYSLSFFLLSKILTAMPVGIVYALWSGCGILLVTLVGFFFYHQRIDLPAILGILLILAGVAIINLFSGTLVK from the coding sequence GTGAAACCCTATATCTATCTGGCCATGGCCATTGTGGTTGAGACAGCAGCCACCTCTATTCTCAATTTATCCAACGGATTTAAGAACCTGGTTCCAACGTTTATTAGCCTCGCCTGCTACAGCCTCTCGTTCTTCTTGTTGTCTAAAATACTGACGGCAATGCCGGTGGGGATAGTCTATGCCCTATGGTCAGGATGTGGGATTTTGCTGGTCACTTTGGTGGGTTTTTTCTTCTATCACCAGCGTATCGATCTGCCGGCAATACTGGGGATTTTATTAATTCTGGCGGGGGTAGCTATTATTAACCTGTTCTCTGGTACCCTGGTTAAATAA
- the accA gene encoding acetyl-coenzyme A carboxylase carboxyl transferase subunit alpha, with product MSLNFLDFEQPIAELEAKIDSLTSVSRQDEKLDINIDEEVHRLREKSVELTRKIFADLGAWQIAQLARHPLRPYTLDYVRLAFDEFDELAGDRAFADDKAIVGGIARLDGRPVMIIGHQKGRETKEKIRRNFGMPAPEGYRKALRLMEMAERFNMPIITFIDTPGAYPGVGAEERGQSEAIARNLREMSRLKVPVICTVIGEGGSGGALAIGVGDKVNMLQYSTYSVISPEGCASILWKSADKAPLAAEAMGIIAPRLKELNLIDSVIPEPLGGAHRHPDIMASSLKAQLLADLADLDGLTTEELLNRRYQRLMSYGYA from the coding sequence ATGAGTCTGAATTTCCTTGATTTTGAACAGCCGATTGCAGAGCTGGAAGCGAAAATTGATTCTCTGACGTCGGTAAGCCGTCAGGATGAGAAGCTCGATATTAACATCGACGAAGAGGTTCACCGTCTGCGTGAAAAGAGCGTTGAGCTGACCCGCAAGATCTTTGCCGATCTTGGCGCATGGCAGATTGCTCAACTGGCTCGCCATCCTCTGCGTCCTTATACCCTGGATTATGTTCGTCTGGCGTTTGATGAGTTCGACGAGCTGGCAGGCGATCGCGCATTCGCCGATGATAAAGCCATTGTTGGCGGTATCGCTCGTCTGGATGGACGTCCGGTGATGATTATCGGCCATCAGAAAGGCCGTGAAACGAAAGAGAAAATCCGTCGCAACTTTGGTATGCCTGCTCCAGAAGGTTACCGTAAGGCTTTGCGTCTGATGGAGATGGCCGAGCGTTTTAACATGCCGATCATCACCTTTATCGACACCCCAGGGGCTTACCCAGGCGTTGGCGCTGAAGAGCGCGGTCAGTCTGAAGCTATCGCCCGTAACCTGCGTGAAATGTCGCGGCTTAAGGTGCCGGTTATCTGTACCGTTATCGGTGAGGGTGGTTCCGGCGGTGCGCTGGCAATTGGCGTGGGCGATAAAGTGAATATGCTGCAATACAGCACCTATTCAGTAATCTCCCCGGAAGGTTGCGCGTCCATTCTGTGGAAAAGTGCGGATAAAGCTCCACTGGCAGCTGAGGCGATGGGTATCATTGCTCCACGCCTGAAAGAGCTGAATCTTATCGACAGCGTAATTCCTGAGCCTCTGGGCGGCGCGCATCGTCACCCGGATATTATGGCTTCATCCCTGAAAGCACAGCTGCTGGCAGACCTGGCCGATCTCGATGGTTTAACGACGGAAGAGCTGCTGAACCGCCGCTATCAGCGTCTGATGAGCTACGGCTACGCCTGA